In one window of Micromonospora cathayae DNA:
- a CDS encoding DUF58 domain-containing protein — protein MGITARGFGLFAAAVALLAAGFGFAYPELTVLGAAAGTAVGYALVNAAWRPRLTVTRQADPDRVARGDAARMTLTVRNSGKLRAANLVAEERCGDRSFPVPLLRLRPGRDTVVDYDVPTVRRGVVPVGPLRVTRRDPLGLVALARPYGGTVPVWVHPRVHPLTAVPTGAGRSLDGRVDGVPHGSITFDSLREYVVGDELRRVHWRTSARVGELMVRENVDTSLPRIVVLLDNRRTAHPGHAHGTADSFEAGCEAAASVVVAALREDLPTLLLTVVPDDDPDAPPLDRLTTVALADGSLPDATTRLRQQRAGDTLVFLTGPGGRTDLGHVGALRGAYPSVVVGVLGATDRTPAGAAGLVVVDAADGAAFAAEWDGVRRW, from the coding sequence ATGGGGATCACCGCCCGGGGCTTCGGGCTGTTCGCCGCCGCCGTCGCGCTGCTCGCCGCCGGCTTCGGGTTCGCGTACCCGGAACTGACCGTGCTGGGCGCGGCGGCCGGCACCGCCGTCGGGTACGCCCTGGTCAACGCGGCCTGGCGACCGAGGCTGACGGTGACCCGGCAGGCCGACCCGGACCGGGTGGCCCGTGGCGACGCGGCCCGGATGACGCTGACCGTCCGCAACAGCGGCAAGCTGCGCGCGGCCAACCTGGTCGCCGAGGAACGCTGCGGCGACCGGTCGTTCCCGGTGCCGCTGCTGCGGCTGCGGCCCGGCCGGGACACCGTCGTCGACTACGACGTGCCGACCGTCCGGCGCGGCGTCGTGCCGGTCGGCCCGCTGCGGGTCACCCGCCGTGACCCGCTGGGCCTGGTGGCGCTGGCCCGCCCGTACGGCGGCACCGTCCCGGTCTGGGTGCACCCGCGCGTGCACCCGCTGACCGCCGTACCCACCGGCGCCGGGCGCAGCCTCGACGGCCGGGTCGACGGCGTCCCGCACGGCTCGATCACCTTCGACAGTCTCCGCGAGTACGTGGTCGGCGACGAGCTGCGCCGGGTGCACTGGCGGACCAGCGCCCGGGTCGGTGAGCTGATGGTCCGGGAGAACGTGGACACCAGCCTGCCCCGGATCGTGGTGCTGCTGGACAACCGGCGCACCGCCCACCCCGGCCACGCCCACGGCACCGCGGACAGCTTCGAGGCCGGCTGCGAGGCGGCGGCGTCCGTGGTGGTCGCCGCGCTGCGCGAGGACCTGCCGACGCTGCTGCTGACGGTGGTGCCCGACGACGACCCGGACGCGCCCCCACTGGACCGGCTCACCACCGTCGCCCTCGCCGACGGTTCCCTGCCGGACGCCACCACCCGGCTGCGGCAGCAACGCGCCGGCGACACCCTGGTCTTCCTGACCGGCCCGGGTGGACGTACCGACCTGGGGCACGTCGGCGCGCTGCGCGGCGCGTACCCGTCGGTGGTGGTGGGGGTGCTCGGCGCGACCGACCGGACCCCGGCGGGCGCGGCCGGTCTGGTGGTGGTCGACGCCGCCGACGGCGCGGCGTTCGCCGCCGAATGGGACGGGGTACGCCGGTGGTGA